The DNA sequence TAGATCCATTAGGCTTTGATCCACCTTGTATCAGCCTCAAATTGATGCCGACGACCTCATCTACAAGACCGGCTTTGGGTCTCTCCTTCCCTCTATTGAAAGATTTCACAGTCttcctttttttgttaaacCAAATCTCAAACAAATTAGCCTCCACACATCctctcaaattcaaatttgaattccAGATTCAGTTTAATTAAAGTCCTATCAGATCACGAAGCTAAACCTTGCAACGATGTGGTGctcgaaaatgaagaagaagctccGATTCCTGTAAGAGCTCACTCGTCCGAGGCAATCTCAGATTCCTCTGATTTTGTACTTGTCACTGAGATCGAATCCTCAGACGGAGATGGAGAGAGACCTCCGATTTTTCTGCGTTGATTATGAACTCCAGCTTGATCTCGTACTTCATCGGATACCAAGTTTCTATCGGATTTGAGAGCAAGGCAAGAAGGAGGGACTCTTGGTGAGGCTCAAGGATCTGGAGCTGAGAAATTTTATTGGTAATGGAGGTAATTAAGGTGGAGAAAACAGAGGTAGGTTGAGACAATGAAGTAGAGGTTTCTGATGTACTTGAAGCTCTGTATCAATAGGCAAGGTACTTGTATTGTGTCGGGCTTCAAATATCaagtaccaaagtgatatatactTTGGTCAGTTGACGCCGAGAAATAGATTCATTGTGATTGAATTGGCGAGAAAGCTGAATGGACCAGAATACCCCTCTAAGTTTGCCAGGTGGCTAACGCCGTAACAGCCAAAAGTgtttcaggtactaaagttgggtcgggatCCGAACTTCAACtaccaaaatgatttttttttttgtcagataCTAAAATTACTAATGGGCCAATAATCAGGTACTGTTTACATTTTTTTCCCTTGAATCTAATGCATTGATGCTCCATGTTACCAGAATTATATTAGCTATTGGTATCATCTTAAAGGCACTGATGAAGGGggaagataaataaataaataaataaaaaaccttCCTCAGAACTTGCAATAACAGCACCATTGTATATTGTAGAACCTCTTTAACTCTGGTATTCACACAAGCAAAGGTAACCGCTTCTGTATGATTCAGCTATGCATGGAACAGAGCATGTTCAACAGATCCATGGTGCATACAATGTCAGAAGGGGGGCAAAACAAGATGAAAATATTAGTGTGTAATATTACAATTAAACTAAAAAGATATATCTTTGTAGCTTTAATTCCTTCTTTGCCCCAGCTATCCACGCCAACCTCTGAGATTTACAAAGACGAACCATCTTCCTGACATATTAGATGCTCGATCAATCGTACAGCCCCTCCTGCTCCCATACTTCCACTAGAAATTCTATCATTTCCTGCCAATATAAACACTATTAGCATTTTTAACAAAATGAACTGGGATAAATGCAATTCAACAAAGAAGTACTGCCAAATTAACAGAACAGAGAGCCACCAAAGCACAAAGAGGACTTACAGACAGAGGAATGCGCTGGGGAAAAGGCTGTCTCTGTTTGGGTCCAACCAATCTTTCGTAAGTTGAATTCCAACTGCAATGTTATAGTTTGTGGAATACAAATTAAAACACAAGGCATTGCAATATATTATCAGCTAGACCGACTTTTGGATTTTCACCCCTTCATGAACTTGCAAAAGCTTATAGAATTCATCAGAATTTGCAAGTCGCTACATTGAAACTAGTGAGGCATCAAGTCATTAGGACAACTAATATATCTAGAAAACATAAACAGGCTACTCTCAAAATGATTATAGCCGTTATAGGTCAGAACTTTGGTTTAATAGATAGGAACAGGAGCAATTACACTTTGGAAAACTAATGTACAAACTGATGACTGGTATTACAGCATGAAGTTACTGAAAAACAAGGAACCTACCTTAATCTGTTTTCCCGACTTCTTAGAGTTTCATCCTTAGGCTTGCCATTTCCAATCCACTCAAGCCTGGTTTGGTTCCAGAGAACAAGACCTGCAGTTAAAGAGGTGTTCATGTTGTGTACCAACAATCTATGCACTCACAAATATGAAAGTTCAAAAGAACAACTATAACTGCTTTACCCACTTGAGTGAAGTAGGGTACCAGCACAATAATGTAGCAGCACAACGAGTAGATCATATATTAGCATGACCATCAATCAAAAgggtgaaaagaaaatataaaactgACGTAGAAGAAAAACTTTGCTCAACATGTAATCATAACACACCTcacaaaattttaaaatctaCATAACCAGTTAACTTTCATGTGAAAGCAATGTTTGGGTCTACAATTTCAGATCAAATCATCAAAGGGGGAACCTGCTATTAGGTCGTGACATGTTCCGTTTGAAGAACCCATTTTACGCTGTCTATGGGATAGATTAATATTTACTCTTTATTTTTCCCCAACAATGACTCTTTATATATGCATTTGTTCTCAGATTCTCTCAACCCAGACCGCTCCTCTCTGAGTCCAGCATCTAGGTTGAGTTACCATTTTAGTAAAAACAAACATTTTAGAAACAACGGAAGTAGGGAAGTATATATACACTCTCTGAATATGCCACAAAACAACGTAAGAAACTAGAAATGTCTTTAGCAACTAACTTACATACATATCATATATATGTAAACTGTCTTCAAACTGACTTTGGAATGTTAAGTGTAGTAACAAAAACATGGGTAGAACACAGCGGGGCACtgtacattaaaaaaaaaaaagaagctggGACTTTGGGTTTAGATTAACACAACACAACTACATATGGAGTTGACTAAGTGACACAGCAAACACACTTAACCATCATCGCCATACCAAAGCAACACGCAATCAAAACTTGCCTTGATTTACAAAGTCAGGTTGGCTGCTCGTGCTACCAGCGCCGCTGCCATGGAGGAGGGTCTGGTGTAAGGTGCTGATGGATGAGATGCTTCTCTGGGACTGCATAGCGCTGTTGTCCAAATCATACGTGCTGCTGCTCCAAAAATCATCCGATATGCCAGGTCTCTTCACCGACCGCCCTTGAATTTTCAATCCCTTTGAAGGCTCGTCGACAGCAATAATCGGTGTGGGTTTCGTGCAACATCCAAAACAACCACTGCTCTGTTAAAAACTGGGTTAAACCATATGTACCCCAATTTCCACCAACAAAGCACCATAGTGTATTGATACCACAGTAACCATTCTCAATATGTAAACCACTAAACTAATCCTGCTTCCCTTCTCTCTCAACacattttgaaaaagaaaaaaaatatatcaatcaAAATGGCCAAGTAGTAAACACACTCCATTCAAACACAATTATTAATGCTTcttccaaagtccaaacatATATAAGTTACTGCATGTTAACCATGTCAAGCTTTGccatttttaccaaaaaaaaaaaaaaaaaagactcaaaATTTCTTTAAACCCAATAATAAATTTCTCATTTTAATCTGAAATTAGCTCCCAAATTTAGAAAGTCAAGCTTCTACGACCAAAGAACCTGAAAAACATAATCGAAATAAAAAGGCAAATTTGAATCGGAAAACGGCGACTTACCCCATGCAAGCAAGCAAGTGATGGATCCAAGCAGATAGGGAACCGTTGAGCGACACCATCAAGTCGCCGGAATCATCCAACAGCTCAAATTCGGTTTCCAGAAGAATGAAACTGTAAAGACTTGCCTTTTAGGGTTTCCAATTTGCAGGGAATAGGAATTGATTGCAGAATTTGTGCGTTTCTCCGATTCTGGGGAATCGCTTTTTGCTATTGGCTGCTGCTTTTGGATTATTAAATAAGCACCTGCGGTTTCTTTAGTCCTTTACCACTTGCTTCATCAGTGTGCTGCGTTGGGCAACTGAGCTAAACCACTGTGAGAATGAAAAGtgcttcttctgttttttcacCTCCAAAACGACGGCGTTTCACAATTAACGAGGcggttatattttttttagtagaaacGACATTTTTTTATCCCCATCCGACCAGGCGGCCACCTGACGCATCCCATAATATCAGTGAGATTTAAACATGCAACTTCCTTGGTGTTGGTTATTTCAGATAATAACAGGCTATAGCTCACCGACGAAGCGGTTAACCAACAGTCTATAGCTCACTGATAAAGCAGTTAAAAGT is a window from the Rosa chinensis cultivar Old Blush chromosome 2, RchiOBHm-V2, whole genome shotgun sequence genome containing:
- the LOC112189326 gene encoding uncharacterized protein LOC112189326, with amino-acid sequence MVSLNGSLSAWIHHLLACMGGCFGCCTKPTPIIAVDEPSKGLKIQGRSVKRPGISDDFWSSSTYDLDNSAMQSQRSISSISTLHQTLLHGSGAGSTSSQPDFVNQGLVLWNQTRLEWIGNGKPKDETLRSRENRLSWNSTYERLVGPKQRQPFPQRIPLSEMIEFLVEVWEQEGLYD